Below is a window of Lacibacter sp. H407 DNA.
TCGAATACGTGTAGGATGATTAATGCCTACGATCATGGTAGTTAAATCACCGGGCGGATTATGAAAGGAAGGATCGTAGCTGGTGTAATAAGAAGTGAAGCCCGGAATTTCTTTCAATCCTTCTACATCACGCAAGGCACCATCGTACACAATTCCGTTTCCTGTTTTTGCATAAATGGCATTACCCACATTGTCTCCAATGGTAGGCCCGTTTTTTTGTGCACCAAATTGATCGGCCACATATACATCACCTTTTACAAGTATGTCAACAGCCCACGTATTTTGTCCACGCTTGCCTGCTTTTTTCCCAACTGAATCGATGGCTTTCCAAACATCGGGTCGTCCGGGCATAAACGTTGCTGTTACAGCACGACCAACCAATACACTGTCGGGATGAATCATCTGCCAGCCTTCTGCAATTTGATATGCATAGCCTGCGTTTTTCATAACGGCCCACGCTTCTTCAACACTTACATTTTTCATGCGTTGTAAAAGTTGATCGGGAACTTTTGGTCGACCGTCGGGGAAACGTTCACCTGTCCAAAGCGGTGTTAATGAAATCAAATGTTCTTTGCTGATCTGTACTTGTTGTGCCTGCAATGTTTGAAGAAATACAAGTAGCAACAACACAAGCAATCCGTTTTTAATTTTGATCATGGCGATTGTTTTTATTGAGTAATGTGGTTCATTTCTTTTTCATTTGTTTTATCAACAGGCGGACGATTATGCCACCAGCTTGCCAATGCCGAACCTGTGATATTCATCAATGGTCCAAATACAGCAGCTGCTAAACCGATAGTGGCAATTTTTCCTAATTCTTTTGCAATGCCTGATGCAAGCCCAGCATTTTGCATTCCCACTTCAATGGCAATGGTTCTGCAATCCCTTTCATTCAGTTTAAATAAACGGCCACTCCAATAGCCCAGCAGGTATCCAAAGCTGTTATGCACCAATGCAATTCCAATTAACAGTAATCCGATTTTAAGCAGGTTGTCTCTTCCGGAGGCTACAATAATTGTAACAATACAGGTAATAGCAAACATGGAAATGAAAGGCATTGCACTATCCAACCACTTCATTTTTCCTTTCAACAGTTTATTGAATAATAGCCCTGCTCCAATGGGGATGATGATCATTTTAAAAATATCCCACATCATCTTTAATAAATCGATTTCAATTAAGGCGCCGGCAAATAATTTCATCAATAGTGGTGTAACAAATGGTGCAATTAATGTAGTGATGGATGTGATGGTGATCGATAATGCAAGATTTGCTTTTGACAAGTAAGCCATTACGTTTGATGCCAGCCCGCTTGGTGAACATCCGATCAGAATAATCCCTGCTGCTATTTCAGGAGGAAAGTTGGTTGCACTCGCTAGTGTAAAGCCAAGCAATGGCATTATTACAAACTGACTTGCTACACCGATCACCACTCCTTTTGGTGATTTAACAACGGCAGCGAAATCGTTTAAACTCATGGAAGAGCCCATGCCAAACATGAGTATCTGTATGAGCGGAATAATGGTACTGCTTAACGAAAAATTACCCCAGGTAGTAAAATATTCCGGGTGCCACATTGCCAACACTACAGAAGCAAAAATGATAGCAGTGAACGAAAGGCCTTTTAATAATGCCATGCCTCTGAATGCAAATGCAAGGCTTAAAAAAAACAGGACCAACGACCAACCGGATAGGTTGATATACCCTGTGAACCAAAGTACAATGGATACGATTGCAAACAATACAGCAAGTACAGAGAAAACAATTGGTTTTGGTTTACGCTCCATGATTCATTGATTCTTTTAGTAGTTGATACAAACTTTTTAACTGACCGGTATCTCTGCTTGAAAGCAGAGATCAAATTGTGACAATAGATAGTTACTGATGCTGTAGTGCAGCAATATCAGCAAACTCACTTGCGAGCTTGGTACTTAACCGTTCGAATATTTTAAAGTATTTCAGATACATTTTATTGTTCTGCTTGTCTGGCGTAGCAAGGTCGGGCAGCACAACAGTTTTTGCAGCCTCATCAAGCGATTTGTAAATACCCATTTCGGTTGCGCTTAATAAGTACGATCCATAACTTACGCTTTGATAGTTTTGTCGTAAGCGAACAGGTTTGTTATAAATGTCGGCCACCATTTGTGTAAAGAAAGGCAACGTGCCAAAACTTCCATTGATCGAAAGGCTGTTGATTGTTCTGTGTTCTTCCAGCGTTTTTCCAATACTGTAAATTTCATAGAGAATACCTTCAATAGCAGCCCGTACAAAATGTGATTTTTCGTGTTTAATATTTATGCCAAATAAAACACCTCTTGCATTGGGGTTCCATATGGGGGCACGTTCACCGAGTAAATAAGGAAGGAAGATCAATCCATCTGAACCTGCCGGAACTTTTGATGCATCATTGATCAACTCAAGCATAGTATGCTCTAAGTCAAATGGATTTTTAAAATCACCAAACTGACGGGTGAACCATTCGAAGATGACACCGCCGTTATTCGTGGGCCCACCTGAGATATATTTATTTTCTGTAAGCAGGTAATTGAAGAAGCGCTGTTTGTCGTCCTGCATTACTTTATCACTCACTACCCTTACAGCTCCACTGTCTTCAACTGTAATTGTTGCTACACCTTCTTCATTTACACCATCTCCCAGAACAGCCATGCAGCCATCACTTGAACCAACCAGAATTTTTGTATCGGCTGATAAACCTAACGATGCCTGGTATGCTTTGTTTAATTTTCCAACCTTTGTATCTACCGGTACTAAGTCTGGTAACATCGCAGCGGTAATACCTGCAAACTTGAGTGATTCCGGTTCCCATTTTATTTTATGAATATTCAGCAATCCTGTTGCCGACGCAATACTGTAATCAATTACATACTCTCCCGTAAGTTGCTGCAGAATGTAGGCTTTCAGCGATAAGAATTTACTGACCTGTTTAAATTTTTCTTTTTCGTTGTTTTTGATCCATGCAATTTTTGTAAGAGGCGACATGGGATGAAGCGGCGTGCCGGTAGCACTGTAAATCTTTTTCCCAAGTGGTGAGTTTTTAAGTTCGGCTGCTTCTTTGTTGGCTCTGTTATCGGCCCATGTAATAGCATGGCCCATTGGATTGCCTCGTTTATCTACTGCAAGTACACTATGCATGGATGAGCTGAAACAAATACATCGTACTTTGTATTTTTTTGGATGCAGTGTTTCATTCAACAGATTTTTCAATACATAAAGCATGGTGATAAATATCTGGTCGGGATCTTGCTCGCTGTAATCGGGCTCACTGTGAAAAGTGGGACAGTATCCTTTCAACGAGCCAATGATATTTCCATCAAGATCAAATGCGTAAACTCTTACTGCATTGGTGCCGAGTTCTATAGTAATGATACATTCCATTTGAGTATAAATTAGTTTGTTCCAATATGGTTTTTTCTGAATTCGCTGGGTGTATAGCCGGTTAGTTTTTTAAACGTTGTCGAGAAATGTTGTGATGAATAAAAGCCTGTATCCAGTGCAATATCTGTGAGACTGATTTTCGGTATCTTCAATAGCTTGATCGCTTCTGAAATACGGATATTGATCAGATAGTTAAGCGGAGAAAAACCGGAATAACTTTTTACTTTCTCATTGAACAGTGTTGTACCCAATCCTACCAGTGCCGCCATTTCTTCCACCGTCCATTGGTGCGAAAGATTTTGACGTAGTTCCTGTTCCAGCTTCATGAATGTTTTCGGAAAGTCACGACCCGGGTTCGACATTCTGGTAAACTGTCTGCTTACCTGTATAAAAATTTCATCGATCAAATGATTGACCCTTGCCTGAAAACCGATTTCCTGTTTAAATAATTCCGTTTGTATTCCTTTCAGAATAACACCGGCATCTGTAAATTTTTGAAGTATAGGAGTGTGGTCCGATTGCAGAATTTTATTGATGGCATAGCTTTCGGTTTCAGATAAACTGCTCCACGCAGGATTTTCCAATTCACCTTTTTCATTTTTGCCGATCTGTAAATGGATCCATGAAAAGCAACCGATCTCCAGTACATTACTTTCATTGCCGAACGAAGTACCGGGCAATATCAATGCAACATCGCCGGGGAAAAGTATATATGACCGATCATTAATGCTCCATTCAAATTTTCCTTCCTGTATATAATACAGTTTTAAACAACGATCAATTTCACAAGGGAACCCATTGAGACGTATTGCAGGATTTTTGATTACGCCTATTTCAATAATATGCGGAAACAATCGCAACTCAGAGGCAACATTATGGCAAAGCACAAATTGATTCATATAAAAACCAGGGCAAGCTTTAGGAAATCATCGTTCCGCAATCGTTGTTATCAATAACAGCTTGCATAAAGAAAATCAATTTATCTCATCTGCATTTGCAAAAATCAACGAAGTTTTTTATTGGAAGTTTTTGCATCACAGTGTAAATACTTTAGCATAAGTTTTAGTAAAGTGTGGGATTATGCCAATTCCCCCAAGTCACTCATCACATAACCAAAACGATTGCATTATGAAGGTAAAATTTCAAGCCGTAACCAATACGGGTTTGATCCGGCTTCTGGTTTCATTCTTCCTCTTAACAATTTTTACAGCAGCAAATGCGCAAACAGTTACCGGCACCGTGCTGGATGAGGAAAGCAAACCCGTTAACGGGGCAACTGTAACAGTAAAAGGTACAAGCAAAGCAACCACTACAAATGCTTCCGGTAATTTCAGCATTAATGCTGCGGGAACAGATGTATTGGTGATTACGTTTATTGGATTTACAAACTTAGAAGTTCCCCTCAACGGCAGAACAACTGTTTCTGTAACGCTCACCCCCGCTGAAACAAATATGGAAGAAGTGGTAGTGATAGCGTTGGGAGAAAAACGTGCAGCAAAGAAATTGGGTTATTCCACAACCACTGTTAATGCGGATGAACTTGTAAGACAGCGAACCACCAATATCGGAGAATCAATGGTAGGTAAAGTTGCGGGATTAAATATCACACCTCCTGCTGCCGGTGCCGGTGCAAGTAATCAGATTCGTTTACGTGGACAAGTTGGTTTTGCGGGAGCAACGAACTCACCTCTTTTAGTTATTAACGGTCTCCCTATGGATCAGGGCGTCAGGAATGCTGAGGGCGCTGGCCAGCAACGTGACCGTGGCGATAATTTAGCAAATATTAATCCGGATGATATTGAAAGCATGACTGTGTTGAAAGGAGCTGCTGCTGCGGCACTTTATGGTTCAAGGGCTGCTGCCGGTGCCATCATCATCACCACTAAATCGGGTTCAAAAAATTCCGGTATCGGCGTTGATTTTACTTCCAGTTACACTACATCACAGGCATTGAATTTCATGGACGAAATTGTACAAACTGAATATGGCCAAGGCCAGGGAGGTAACAAGTTTACAACCGCTGCACAGATACAGGGTAATGGACAGTTTGGATGGGGAGCAAAATTAGATGGTCAACCTACGATCAATTTCGATGGACAAATGCGGCCCTATTCTGCTAATCCGCATCAACTTTTTGACTTCCTGCAAACCGGTTCAAACTTAACCAATACACTTGGTTTGTCTGGCGGTGGTCCAAACGGAAGTTTCAGAACTTCTATTTCAACAACAAGTGCAAAAGGTATTGTGCCAAGCAATGAATATAAACGCAGGATCTTCAATGTGGGGATCAATCAAACGATTGCTAAAAAACTCAAGTTGCTGGTAAACGTTAACTACGCAGATGAGGATTATATCAATCCGCCACAAATTGGTACACAGGGCGATGGTGCAGTAAACTTCTTTACCCGCATGCCAATTTCCACTCCACTCTCTGCCTATCGGGAGAGTGCGAAAGATCCGGCTACAGGAGCCGAATGGAGAACCAACGGCTTCCAGGGCACAGTGAATAATCCATATTTTGCTTTACAAAACGGTCAACGCTACAAGGAAGACAGAAACCGTTTTCTTGGAACTGCTACATTACGTTATGATATTACCGACTGGCTTTATGCACAGGGTAGATTTAACTACGATCGTGGCGATAATTTCGCAGAGTGGTTTACGCTGAATGGTACTGGTGCAAACACAAGAATTGCCACTACTACTCCCACTGTTACATACAGAGGTGGTTACAATCTGAACAAAACCACAACAACCGATGTCAATGCTGATTTCCTTGTTGGTACCAGTCATCAAATTGGAAAGTTCTCTGTTGATGCAAGCGTTGGTGGAAACACATTACGTTCGGAGTGGAAAAACATCGTACAAACAGCAACTAATTTTACTGTTCCTGATCTTTACTCTTACAGGAACGGTACAGTAAAAGGTGCAGGTGATGGTTATAATTACAGTCAGCAACGTGTTAACTCACTTTATGGCTCACTTGAATTAGGATACAATGGACTTTTATTCATTAATGCTACCGGAAGAAATGATTGGTTTTCGATTTTAAACCCAAGCAATAACAGTAAATTTTACTCATCTGTATCGGGTAGTTTTGTTTTCTCCGAACTGTTAAGTAATGTAAACTGGCTTTCTTTCGGAAAGTTAAGAGCCTCATGGGCACAGGTAGGTAGTGTTGCCTTAGTGAACCCTTATGATGGTGTACTCACATATGGTCTCGGTGCAAATCTGTTCAATGGTCAAACTACAGCAAGTATTAACGGCACCGGCGCACCGAACCCTTTGTTACAGCCATTTACCGTAACGGAAAAAGAAGTAGGTGTTGAGTTGAGGATGTTTAAAAACAAGTTGTTGGTTGATGTTGCCTACTTTGATAAAGTAACCACCGAACAGATCATCGATGTAAATCTTTCCACTGCATCGGGGTATTCTACTTCAAAACAAAATGAAGCTTCCTTAAAGAACAGCGGCTTGGAAAGTTTAATAGAATACAAAGCCGTACAAAAAAGGGATTTTAGCTGGACAACTTCATGGAACAATGCGTTTCTTAAAACAGAAGTTCTGAATGTGGGTAATCCAAGCGGAACAATCATGTTGCTTTATTTTAACGGCACAGGAAACGAATTCCTCGGCGAAATAAGATATACAGAAGGGTTGGCAATGAACCAACTTTACACAAGAACATACAGGAGAAATGCTAAAGGTGAAATCCTGGTAGGTAACGATGGTCGTCCGCTGCCTTCAAATACAAATCCCGCAGGTATTACGGGAGGTTTTAACCCTGTTGGAAGTGCCATCCCTAAATTCACAGGTGGTTGGAATAATAACTTTACGTATAAAAATCTGAGTGTTGGAATAAACATCGATTACAAGTTTGGAGGTACCGTATTAACATCCACATTGTTGAATATGACAAGACAAGGGCATAGCAAATTGTCATTGACCGGTCGTGAAGGTGGTTATGTTTTCCCGGGAGTTAATGTAAACACAGGTTTACCCAACACTGTTGCAATTACTGTTGCAGGTAATGGGTTACAAAATTTATGGACAGGTTACAGAAACGATCAGATAGGCGATCCGTTTACATTCAAGTCTGATTTTGTAAAACTCAGAAACATTTCAGTAGCGTATAATTTTACAAGTCTTTTAAATAAAGTTCCACTGTTCAACTTTATAAAAGGAATTTCATTGTCTGCTTCATGCCGCAATGTGGCCATCCTTTATAAAGATCTGCCGGGTCTTGATCCTGAAGCGGTTCAGTCATCCGGAGATATCAGAGCTGGTTATGAGAATTCATCATTACCAACTACACGCAATTACAATCTTACTTTAAATGTTAAATTCTAACGACATGCTTAAAATATTTAAACAACTGATCCTTATTGTTTGCAGCGGCTGTTTATTAACGGCATGTGATAAGGATTTTGAAAAGATAAACACGAACCCGTATGCGGTAACATCAATTGATCCTGCTCTTTTGCTTGCCGGCGCTCAACGAACTCATATCGGCACATGGAATGCAGAACATATCATTGTGCAGCAATTTGTGGTTCCTTACAACACGGGAGCAAATCAGGGTTTTAGCTTCAATGTGGATATTGATCTCAATAGTAATGCCAAGTGGGATCAATCGTATGCAAATGGAAGTAATGGTAATGCACCACCCATCAAAAACCTTACGCAGGCATTGATACTGTTGGGAGATAATACACCTCGTGTTAATTTAAAGAGCATGATCCGCATCTGGAAAGCACAGGTATTTATGGGTCTGGTTGATAACTATGGAGACGTTCCTTATTCAGAGTCGGGCAAAGCGGTTTCAGATGCTGTATTTTTTCCTAAGTATGATGATGATGCAGCCATTTATGAAGACCTGTATAAAGAGCTTAAAGAATCAATTGCTGCATTAAGTACAAGTGGTGAATATATTTCTGCTGATCTGTTCTATGGCGCAAATGCACAGCCATCAACCAGAACAACCACCGCTTCAGACCAGGTCGCAAAATGGAAAAAATTAGGCAATTCACTATTGTTACGTTTGGGAATGCGGTACAGTAAACTTGATCCTGCAAAAGCCCAGACAATTGTTGCTGAAGCATTTGCCGGTGGAGTAATGACATCAAACGCAGATAATGCATTTGTAAAAAATGATGGAACAGCTTTTTCACAACCCGATAATGCGGCGTTGCGAAATTTCTCTCAATTTAATTATGCTGCAGAGCCATTTGTAAATCAATTGAAATTAACCAACGATCCAAGAGGTAAATTTCTGATTGCACAATATCCGGATCCCGGTGCTATTGCAAATAATCTTACGCCCGATATGGTTTTAGCAAATCAATATGGCGCACCGATCGGAGTTACCAGTGATGCTATCTTAGCTGGCGCCCCTTACAGAGGTGGCAGAGGATCAGGACTTAATTACTCTCAGTTTAACGTAAACATTGTTGCTGCTCCGGGAGTACCTGAGTTCTGGGTAACGTATGCGCAAACATCATTGCTGTTAGCAGAGGCAGCGAAGAGAGGATGGGTGCCTGGTGCAGATGTACAAGCAAAGATCTATTATGATAATGCGATCACCGCCGACATGGCAGCTTATGCTCTTTACACGGGCACTACTCCTATCTCAGGTGCAGATGTAACCGCTTATTTGAATGATCCTGCTGTAGTATATACTCCTGCCGATGCATTGAGATTAATTAACACGCAATACTGGATCGTAAACATCAGAAACGGAACAGAAGCATTTGCCAATTTTAGAAGAAGCGGTTTCCCTGCGTTAACACCCAATCCTGTTCCAGGTGCGCTTGGCAGTGTTGGTTTTGCAAGGAGACTTTCTTATCCTGATCTGGAAGCATCTTCCAATACAGCAAACTATAACGCAGGCGCTACGGCTATTGGTGGAGATAAATTATCATCCAGAGTATTTTGGGATAAGTTATAAGCACAAAATGGGTTGACTAAACATGTACAACTGAAACAATTGATTGTAAATAGCTAAGCAATATCAAACTTGCAACAGCAATCTATCGTTAGCAATAGACCTTTTGTATCTACAAAGGGTCTTTTCGATACTGCATAATTACAGGGAATGAAAATATAAATATGATAAAAGAGAAACAGATCATCGGGTATCAATTTTCGGATGAAGGAAGTGAAACATTTTTTTCATACAATCCGGCAACGGCATTGAATAACGAATTTACTTTTTCGAAAGCTACATTTGCTGAAGTGGATATGGCAGTTGAAAAAGCTGCAGCAGCTTTCCAACAGTATTACAAGAAAAGCGGAGAAGAGAAAGCTGTTTTTTTGGAAACGATCGCAGCGGAAATTATGAATACCGGCGATGTGTTGCTAACAGTTTGCTGCAACGAAACCGGCTTGCCGCAAGCACGTATTGAAGGTGAAAGAGGACGAACAGTAAATCAACTGAGAATGTTTGCTGCATTGCTGCGGGAAGGTTCATGGGTAGATGCACGGATTGAAACAGCAATTCCTGATCGTGTTCCGTTACCCAAACCTGATATTCGTTTTATGCATATCGCCATAGGACCAGTTGTGGTTTTTGGTGCAAGTAATTTTCCACTGGCATTTTCTGTTGCAGGCGGCGATACGGCATCTGCACTTGCAGCAGGCTGTCCGGTTATTGTAAAGGCACACAGTGCCCACCCTGCTACATCTTCAATTGTTGGTAAAGCCATACAAATTGCTGCACGTAAAACCAATATGCCCGATGGTGTTTTTTCGTTGTTGTTTGGCGATGGTACTACAACAGGTATACAGTTAGTAAAACATCCGCAGGTAAAAGCAGTTGGTTTTACAGGTTCCTTTAAAGCAGGCAAGGCATTATATGATGCTGCTGTAAGCAGGCCTGAACCAATACCCGTTTATGCAGAAATGGGAAGTAGTAATCCTGTGTTTATTTTACCGCAGGCAATGAAAGAAAGAGGTGCAGCAATTGCAGCTGGCTATTCAGGATCTGTAACAATGGGTGTTGGACAGTTTTGTACAAACCCGGGCATTTTATTTTATAAAGAGAATGAAGACGGATTTACAAGTGCATTGAAACAGGAGTTTGAAAAAACAAACGGAGGTGTAATGTTAGCAGCTTCTATTTTTCAGTCTTATACAAAAGCTGTAGCGCAACATGTTCATGTAAATGGTGTAGCACAACTGGCAGTGGGTAATGCTGCAAAAGAAAATAATATTGCAACACCGGTACTTTTCTCAACTAACAGTGAAACATTTATTAATAACCCTGAATTAAGTGAAGAAATTTTTGGACCTGCAAGTATTGCTGTTACTACTGCAGGGAAAAAGGAAATGATCGAGATCGCTAAAAAACTTTCCGGTCATCTTACCGCTACTGTTCACGGAACAGAAGATGAATTAGCAGAGTACAAAGAATTGATCGATGTTCTCGAACAAAAAGTTGGTCGGCTTGTAATCAATGGTTTTCCTACCGGCGTAGAAGTTTGCAGTGCAATGGTGCATGGTGGACCATTCCCGTCAACTACCGATAGTAAGTCTACATCAGTTGGTACAGCAGCGATCTATCGATTCACAAGACCGGTTTGTTATCAGAACATGCCCGACACATTATTGCCGCTTGAATTAAAAAGTAAAAACACGCTTGGTATTTGGAGGTTAATTAATGGAGAAAGGACGAATAAAGAATTAAATTAGCCGACAAAAGCCAACCAATGAAATTTATAAACAGAATAAGATGAGTACACATTTAAGAAGCCACGATTGGTTTGGCAAAAAAAATAAAGACGGCATTATTTACCGGAGCTGGATGAAGAACCAGGGAATGCCTACGGATATGTTTGATGGCAGGCCGGTGATTGGCATTTGCAATACATTCAGTGAGCTCACACCATGTAATGCACATTTTCGTGACCATGCAGAAGCAGTGAAACGTGGCGTGTTGGAAGCAGGTGGCTTTCCATTGGAATTTCCGATCATGAGTTTGGGTGAAACTTTGTTGAAACCAACAGCAATGTTGTTTCGCAATTTAGCAAGCATGGATGCTGAAGAAAGTATTCGTGGTAATCCTATTGATGGCGTTGTATTATTAACAGGTTGCGATAAAACTACTCCATCAACAGTAATGGGTGCAGCGAGTGTTGGTTTGCCAACCATTGTTGTTCCTGGCGGCCCCATGTTGAATGGACGTTACAGAGGACAAACCATCGGCAGCGGTACACATGTGTGGAAGTTTGATGAAGACATGAAGACGGGCAAGATGAGCCAGGAAGAAGTTGAATATGCTGAGAGTTGTATGAGCAGAAGTATTGGACATTGTATGACGATGGGAACTGCAAGCACCATGGCAGTAATGGTTGAATCATTGGGATTAACATTGAGCGGGGCATCAGCCATACCTGCTGCAGACAGCAGAAAAAAAGTAATGGCGCAATTGAGTGGCCGACGTATCGTAGAAATGGTGAAAGAAAATTTAACTATCGATAAAATATTAACAAGAGAAGCATTTGAGAATGCGATCAAAGTAAATGCTGCTGTTGGTGGTTCATCCAATTTCATTATTCATCTCACAGCTATTGCAGGAAGAATTGGTGTTGATTTGAACTTAGAAGATTTTGACACACTCGGCAGTAAAATTCCTCTGTTGTTAAACCTGATGCCTTCAGGTAAATATCTGATGGAAGATTTTTATTATGCAGGCGGCTTACCAGTTATCCTGAATGAAATGCAAAAAGTGTTACATAAAAATGTGATCACGGTTACCGGAAAAAATCATCACGATAACATTGCAGGTAATACAGAATGTTACAATGAAGATGTGATCGCTAAATATGAATCGCCTATAAAACCGGAAGCAGGTTGTGTAGTGGTAAAAGGAAATCTTGCAACAAACGGTGCGGTCATCAAACCATCAGCAGCTACACCCGCATTAATGAAACATACAGGCCGGGCGGTAGTGTTTGAAAGTATTGAAGATTACAATGCACGCATCGATGATCCGGAACTTGATATAGACGAAACCTGCGTGATGGTGTTGAAATATGTTGGACCTGTTGGTTATCCCGGCATGCCTGAAGTTGGGAACATGGCGTTGCCGAAAAAAATATTGGAGAAAGGAATTAAAGACATGGTGCGCATCAGCGATGGACGTATGAGTGGCACAGCATACGGTACAGCTGTATTGCATGTATCACCTGAAAGTGCAATTGGTGGCGCATTGGCATTGGTGCACAATGGCGACATGATCGAACTGGATGTAGAAAAAAGATTATTGCAATTGCATGTGAGTGATGAAGAATTAGCAAAACGTAAAGCAGTATGGCTCGCTCCGAAGCCCGCAGCCACCCGTGGTTATGTAAGCATGTATATTAAGCATGTGATGGGCGCAGATAAAGGTGCTGATCTTGATTTCTTACAAGGAAGTTCGGGTAGTGAAGTAACGAGGGATTCACATTGATGATAGAAACACGGATGACGCTGATACAAAAGATAAAAAGGGTTAATTAAAAATATGAGGTTACATAAATCAACATTCACTATTGCAATAATTGTCATGCTTTCATGCAGTAATGAAGAGAAACAAACTATGAGTGAATATCAGACAACAGGAACAGTTGAACGAATCGATGCTGCATTAGATTCAATTGTTGAGACAGATGCAACGGCAGAGATCATCGCCGAAGGTTTTGAATGGAGCGAAGGAACCTTGTGGATCGAAAAAGAAAACATGCTGTTGTTCTCTGATGTTCCAACCAATACAGTTTACAAATGGACGGAAGCGAAGGGCAAAGAAGTCTATCTCACTCCTTCCGGTTATACCGATACTGTAAAGCGTGGAGGTGAAACAGGTAGCAATGGTTTGCTGCTGGATGCAAATGGCAATCTGGTTTTATGTCAGCATGGAAACAGGCAGATGGCACGAATGGATGCGCCACTCAATCAACCCGCAGCGAAGTTTGTTACGCTTGCAGATAAATATCAAGGCAAGCGTTTGAGCAGTCCGAATGATGCAGTGTACAACAGTGCAGGTGAATTGTTTTTTACTGATCCACCTTACGGTTTAGAGTCGCAAAGAGATAATGATCCCAAAAAAGAAATTCCATTCAACGGAGTATACAAAGTAAAAACCAATGGTGAAGTGATCTTATTGGTTGATAGTATTCCCCGACCTAATGGTATTGCATTCCTCCCCGGTGAAAAGCAAATCATTGTCGCCAGCTCCGATTGGAAAAACCCAAACTGGTTTATCTATGATGTGGTTGGTGATTCGTTAACGAACGGACGACTTTTTTATAATGATATTGCTTCTGCAAAAG
It encodes the following:
- a CDS encoding IlvD/Edd family dehydratase produces the protein MSTHLRSHDWFGKKNKDGIIYRSWMKNQGMPTDMFDGRPVIGICNTFSELTPCNAHFRDHAEAVKRGVLEAGGFPLEFPIMSLGETLLKPTAMLFRNLASMDAEESIRGNPIDGVVLLTGCDKTTPSTVMGAASVGLPTIVVPGGPMLNGRYRGQTIGSGTHVWKFDEDMKTGKMSQEEVEYAESCMSRSIGHCMTMGTASTMAVMVESLGLTLSGASAIPAADSRKKVMAQLSGRRIVEMVKENLTIDKILTREAFENAIKVNAAVGGSSNFIIHLTAIAGRIGVDLNLEDFDTLGSKIPLLLNLMPSGKYLMEDFYYAGGLPVILNEMQKVLHKNVITVTGKNHHDNIAGNTECYNEDVIAKYESPIKPEAGCVVVKGNLATNGAVIKPSAATPALMKHTGRAVVFESIEDYNARIDDPELDIDETCVMVLKYVGPVGYPGMPEVGNMALPKKILEKGIKDMVRISDGRMSGTAYGTAVLHVSPESAIGGALALVHNGDMIELDVEKRLLQLHVSDEELAKRKAVWLAPKPAATRGYVSMYIKHVMGADKGADLDFLQGSSGSEVTRDSH
- a CDS encoding SMP-30/gluconolactonase/LRE family protein encodes the protein MSEYQTTGTVERIDAALDSIVETDATAEIIAEGFEWSEGTLWIEKENMLLFSDVPTNTVYKWTEAKGKEVYLTPSGYTDTVKRGGETGSNGLLLDANGNLVLCQHGNRQMARMDAPLNQPAAKFVTLADKYQGKRLSSPNDAVYNSAGELFFTDPPYGLESQRDNDPKKEIPFNGVYKVKTNGEVILLVDSIPRPNGIAFLPGEKQIIVASSDWKNPNWFIYDVVGDSLTNGRLFYNDIASAKGQPGLPDGLKVDSKGNVFATGPGGIWIFNKEGKVLGKLKLKNPTSNCALSADEKTLYISNDMQVLRFKMRK